One stretch of Gambusia affinis linkage group LG05, SWU_Gaff_1.0, whole genome shotgun sequence DNA includes these proteins:
- the LOC122831087 gene encoding uncharacterized protein LOC122831087 isoform X1: MLLNVAAAAVWLLAQLGPGLSLPAEHDSEPGFTLCDGCFYRQTPPRGAAAEPPLHQHCHRLPGGRAFTALSRPACDTAVCSAFHLSHGWTGREELQEGEAVQTEEEHGVKVAVPVLLRGATEDPSDSPLQQWDSTVAALIQSSIIPKCAALGGGVYVLTGAGRLGAAEDGDKACQANPRWMATCCAPPGGKSGFSVGLIKETEEAERQVSIKELEEMLGVEELFSESCGEEDRETAAAAEGLHTDAVHANATQTDVNSETVDPHAKADIEESSKDSTPEERVGVDAKSEDSDLSEETAAESVISVSSRVQQYSESVPEDDSNSTSTLLYVLSTTLSILTVPLRPVFSTVTEFPAQVTHVLQEDMGVLSALPGDTFTLFHLLTSDLLSWTGSAGEMLLGVGETCFSSVYYCSSSMAEALLSSCHTGLTGIGTLAGDTVGIFGGVLDNSWWLTKFLGGRLWEQTEGYVGNVVSEMGGQAQAVGGGLGRLAWRSVSGVGSVFTMGGNFIMGMLNVVFGAAGEAFGKESE; this comes from the exons ATGCTGCtgaatgttgctgctgctgcggtgTGGCTGCTGGCACAGCTGGGCCCGGGCCTGTCTCTTCCAGCTGAGCATGACTCAGAGCCAGGCTTCACGCTCTGTGACGGCTGCTTCTACAGACAGACGCCTCCCCGGGGAGCCGCAGCTGAGCCGCCGCTGCACCAACACTGCCACAGACTGCCGGGGGGACGGGCATTCACCGCTCTGTCCAGGCCGGCCTGTGACACGGCTGTCTGCTCGGCCTTCCATCTCAGCCACGGATGGACGGGGagggaggagctgcaggaggggGAGGCTGTG CAGACAGAGGAAGAACATGGTGTCAAAGTCGCCGTTCCAGTTCTTCTTAGAGGAGCAACAGAGGATCCGTCTGACTCTCCACTTCAACAGTGGGACTCAACAGTGGCGGCACTGATCCAGTCCAGCATTATTCCCAAGTGCGCCGCTTTAGGAGGGGGTGTCTACGTTCTGACAGGAGCAGGACGTCTCGGGGCAGCTGAGGATGGAGACAAAGCGTGTCAGGCCAATCCGCGGTGGATGGCAACGTGCTGCGCTCCTCCAGGGGGGAAGAGCGGCTTCAGTGTGGGGTTAATCAAAGAGACAGAAGAGGCGGAGAGGCAAGTGAGCAtaaaggagctggaggagatgTTAGGGGTGGAGGAGCTGTTCTCTGAAAGCTGTGGGGAAGAAGACAGGGAGACAGCTGCAGCCGCAGAGGGGCTTCACACCGACGCGGTTCATGCAAATGCCACACAAACAGATGTGAATTCAGAAACTGTTGACCCACATGCAAAGGCAGACATAGAGGAGAGCAGCAAAGATTCAACACCGGAGGAAAGGGTTGGTGTTGATGCTAAATCGGAGGATTCTGACCTTTCAGAGGAAACTGCAGCAGAATCTGTAATTTCTGTCAGCAGCAGGGTGCAGCAGTACAGCGAATCTGTTCCTGAAGACGACTCAAACTCCACCAGCACTCTGCTCTACGTCCTGTCCACCACCCTGTCCATCCTGACAGTTCCTCTCCGCCCCGTGTTCTCCACCGTCACAGAGTTTCCTGCTCAG gtgaCTCATGTTCTTCAGGAAGATATGGGAGTCCTGTCCGCGCTGCCTGGCGACACCTTCACACTGTTTCACCTcctcacctctgacctcctcTCCTGGACGGGATCAGCTGGAGAAATGCTGCTCGGTGTTGGGGAGACGTGCTTCTCCAGTGTTTATTACTGTTCTTCGTCAATGGCGGAGGCCCTGCTGAGCAGCTGCCACACCGGCCTGACGGGCATAGGAACCCTGGCCGGAGACACAGTGGGGATTTTTGGTGGTGTTCTGGATAATAGCTGGTGGCTGACCAAGTTCTTAGGAGGGAGACTGTGGGAGCAGACTGAAGGCTATGTGGGTAACGTGGTGTCGGAGATGGGGGGTCAAGCTCAGGCTGTGGGCGGAGGACTGGGCAGGCTGGCCTGGAGAAGCGTGAGCGGAGTGGGCAGCGTCTTCACGATGGGAGGAAATTTTATAATGGGGATGCTAAAtgtggtttttggtgcagcaggAGAGGCGTTTGGGAAGGAATCAGAGTAA
- the LOC122831087 gene encoding uncharacterized protein LOC122831087 isoform X2: MLLNVAAAAVWLLAQLGPGLSLPAEHDSEPGFTLCDGCFYRQTPPRGAAAEPPLHQHCHRLPGGRAFTALSRPACDTAVCSAFHLSHGWTGREELQEGEAVTEEEHGVKVAVPVLLRGATEDPSDSPLQQWDSTVAALIQSSIIPKCAALGGGVYVLTGAGRLGAAEDGDKACQANPRWMATCCAPPGGKSGFSVGLIKETEEAERQVSIKELEEMLGVEELFSESCGEEDRETAAAAEGLHTDAVHANATQTDVNSETVDPHAKADIEESSKDSTPEERVGVDAKSEDSDLSEETAAESVISVSSRVQQYSESVPEDDSNSTSTLLYVLSTTLSILTVPLRPVFSTVTEFPAQVTHVLQEDMGVLSALPGDTFTLFHLLTSDLLSWTGSAGEMLLGVGETCFSSVYYCSSSMAEALLSSCHTGLTGIGTLAGDTVGIFGGVLDNSWWLTKFLGGRLWEQTEGYVGNVVSEMGGQAQAVGGGLGRLAWRSVSGVGSVFTMGGNFIMGMLNVVFGAAGEAFGKESE; the protein is encoded by the exons ATGCTGCtgaatgttgctgctgctgcggtgTGGCTGCTGGCACAGCTGGGCCCGGGCCTGTCTCTTCCAGCTGAGCATGACTCAGAGCCAGGCTTCACGCTCTGTGACGGCTGCTTCTACAGACAGACGCCTCCCCGGGGAGCCGCAGCTGAGCCGCCGCTGCACCAACACTGCCACAGACTGCCGGGGGGACGGGCATTCACCGCTCTGTCCAGGCCGGCCTGTGACACGGCTGTCTGCTCGGCCTTCCATCTCAGCCACGGATGGACGGGGagggaggagctgcaggaggggGAGGCTGTG ACAGAGGAAGAACATGGTGTCAAAGTCGCCGTTCCAGTTCTTCTTAGAGGAGCAACAGAGGATCCGTCTGACTCTCCACTTCAACAGTGGGACTCAACAGTGGCGGCACTGATCCAGTCCAGCATTATTCCCAAGTGCGCCGCTTTAGGAGGGGGTGTCTACGTTCTGACAGGAGCAGGACGTCTCGGGGCAGCTGAGGATGGAGACAAAGCGTGTCAGGCCAATCCGCGGTGGATGGCAACGTGCTGCGCTCCTCCAGGGGGGAAGAGCGGCTTCAGTGTGGGGTTAATCAAAGAGACAGAAGAGGCGGAGAGGCAAGTGAGCAtaaaggagctggaggagatgTTAGGGGTGGAGGAGCTGTTCTCTGAAAGCTGTGGGGAAGAAGACAGGGAGACAGCTGCAGCCGCAGAGGGGCTTCACACCGACGCGGTTCATGCAAATGCCACACAAACAGATGTGAATTCAGAAACTGTTGACCCACATGCAAAGGCAGACATAGAGGAGAGCAGCAAAGATTCAACACCGGAGGAAAGGGTTGGTGTTGATGCTAAATCGGAGGATTCTGACCTTTCAGAGGAAACTGCAGCAGAATCTGTAATTTCTGTCAGCAGCAGGGTGCAGCAGTACAGCGAATCTGTTCCTGAAGACGACTCAAACTCCACCAGCACTCTGCTCTACGTCCTGTCCACCACCCTGTCCATCCTGACAGTTCCTCTCCGCCCCGTGTTCTCCACCGTCACAGAGTTTCCTGCTCAG gtgaCTCATGTTCTTCAGGAAGATATGGGAGTCCTGTCCGCGCTGCCTGGCGACACCTTCACACTGTTTCACCTcctcacctctgacctcctcTCCTGGACGGGATCAGCTGGAGAAATGCTGCTCGGTGTTGGGGAGACGTGCTTCTCCAGTGTTTATTACTGTTCTTCGTCAATGGCGGAGGCCCTGCTGAGCAGCTGCCACACCGGCCTGACGGGCATAGGAACCCTGGCCGGAGACACAGTGGGGATTTTTGGTGGTGTTCTGGATAATAGCTGGTGGCTGACCAAGTTCTTAGGAGGGAGACTGTGGGAGCAGACTGAAGGCTATGTGGGTAACGTGGTGTCGGAGATGGGGGGTCAAGCTCAGGCTGTGGGCGGAGGACTGGGCAGGCTGGCCTGGAGAAGCGTGAGCGGAGTGGGCAGCGTCTTCACGATGGGAGGAAATTTTATAATGGGGATGCTAAAtgtggtttttggtgcagcaggAGAGGCGTTTGGGAAGGAATCAGAGTAA
- the ino80e gene encoding INO80 complex subunit E isoform X1: MLWSKTHVNKRMSQRPTQAREMNGQTDVEVDYKRKYKNLKRKLKFLVYEQECFQEELRRAQRKLLKVSRDKSFLLDRLLQYERVDEDSSDSDATVSSENSEGEGLREREREREIAKKRKSSPGACLSSSSSSPHLSLLSRSGVNPLQSSSAGSYLNAMPFPPEYLAPPAERMKKERKTKTPKNKRVATGKVVGPMAANYTSASGTPQTASSPFSWVPKQMLSGDAADEEGESDGDSDKGDEDRGEGDEAELVIDIPNE; the protein is encoded by the exons ATGCTGTGGAGCAAGACGCATGTAAACAAGAGGATGTCGCAGAGACCGACCCAAGCTAGAG aaatgaacGGTCAGACAGACGTTGAGGTCGACTACAAGCGGAAatacaaaaatctcaaaagaaaattaaaatttcttgtttat GAACAGGAATGTTTTCAGGAGGAGTTGAGAAGAGCACAAAGAAAACTTCTGAAGGTTTCCCGAGACAAAAG CTTCCTTCTAGACAGATTGCTCCAATATGAGAGGGTTGATGAAGACTCCTCTG ATTCAGATGCAACAGTTTCTTCAGAAAACAGTGAAGGGGAAGGACtaagagagagggaaagagaacGAGAAATTGCAAAGAA gaGAAAAAGCAGCCCTGGAGCCTGCctttcatcctcttcatcatcgCCTCATCTCTCTCTGCTGTCCCGTTCTGGAGTAAACCCCCTGCAGTCGTCCAGCGCCGGATCGTACCTCAACGCT ATGCCCTTCCCACCAGAGTATTTGGCACCGCCAGCTGAGCGaatgaagaaagagagaaaaacaaagacaccaaaaaacaagcGAGTGGCCACAGGGAAG gttGTTGGTCCGATGGCGGCTAACTACACGTCAGCCTCCGGTACCCCTCAAACAGCCAGCAGCCCCTTCAGCTGGGTTCCCAAACAAATGCTCAGCGGAGATGCGGCTGACGAGGAAGGTGAGAGCGACGGGGACAGCGACAAGGGAGACGAGGACAGAGGGGAGGGAGACGAGGCCGAGCTCGTCATTGACATCCCCAATGAGTGA
- the ino80e gene encoding INO80 complex subunit E isoform X2: MNGQTDVEVDYKRKYKNLKRKLKFLVYEQECFQEELRRAQRKLLKVSRDKSFLLDRLLQYERVDEDSSDSDATVSSENSEGEGLREREREREIAKKRKSSPGACLSSSSSSPHLSLLSRSGVNPLQSSSAGSYLNAMPFPPEYLAPPAERMKKERKTKTPKNKRVATGKVVGPMAANYTSASGTPQTASSPFSWVPKQMLSGDAADEEGESDGDSDKGDEDRGEGDEAELVIDIPNE; the protein is encoded by the exons atgaacGGTCAGACAGACGTTGAGGTCGACTACAAGCGGAAatacaaaaatctcaaaagaaaattaaaatttcttgtttat GAACAGGAATGTTTTCAGGAGGAGTTGAGAAGAGCACAAAGAAAACTTCTGAAGGTTTCCCGAGACAAAAG CTTCCTTCTAGACAGATTGCTCCAATATGAGAGGGTTGATGAAGACTCCTCTG ATTCAGATGCAACAGTTTCTTCAGAAAACAGTGAAGGGGAAGGACtaagagagagggaaagagaacGAGAAATTGCAAAGAA gaGAAAAAGCAGCCCTGGAGCCTGCctttcatcctcttcatcatcgCCTCATCTCTCTCTGCTGTCCCGTTCTGGAGTAAACCCCCTGCAGTCGTCCAGCGCCGGATCGTACCTCAACGCT ATGCCCTTCCCACCAGAGTATTTGGCACCGCCAGCTGAGCGaatgaagaaagagagaaaaacaaagacaccaaaaaacaagcGAGTGGCCACAGGGAAG gttGTTGGTCCGATGGCGGCTAACTACACGTCAGCCTCCGGTACCCCTCAAACAGCCAGCAGCCCCTTCAGCTGGGTTCCCAAACAAATGCTCAGCGGAGATGCGGCTGACGAGGAAGGTGAGAGCGACGGGGACAGCGACAAGGGAGACGAGGACAGAGGGGAGGGAGACGAGGCCGAGCTCGTCATTGACATCCCCAATGAGTGA
- the ino80e gene encoding INO80 complex subunit E isoform X3, giving the protein MLWSKTHVNKRMSQRPTQAREMNGQTDVEVDYKRKYKNLKRKLKFLVYEQECFQEELRRAQRKLLKVSRDKSFLLDRLLQYERVDEDSSDSDATVSSENSEGEGLREREREREIAKKRKSSPGACLSSSSSSPHLSLLSRSGVNPLQSSSAGSYLNAVVGPMAANYTSASGTPQTASSPFSWVPKQMLSGDAADEEGESDGDSDKGDEDRGEGDEAELVIDIPNE; this is encoded by the exons ATGCTGTGGAGCAAGACGCATGTAAACAAGAGGATGTCGCAGAGACCGACCCAAGCTAGAG aaatgaacGGTCAGACAGACGTTGAGGTCGACTACAAGCGGAAatacaaaaatctcaaaagaaaattaaaatttcttgtttat GAACAGGAATGTTTTCAGGAGGAGTTGAGAAGAGCACAAAGAAAACTTCTGAAGGTTTCCCGAGACAAAAG CTTCCTTCTAGACAGATTGCTCCAATATGAGAGGGTTGATGAAGACTCCTCTG ATTCAGATGCAACAGTTTCTTCAGAAAACAGTGAAGGGGAAGGACtaagagagagggaaagagaacGAGAAATTGCAAAGAA gaGAAAAAGCAGCCCTGGAGCCTGCctttcatcctcttcatcatcgCCTCATCTCTCTCTGCTGTCCCGTTCTGGAGTAAACCCCCTGCAGTCGTCCAGCGCCGGATCGTACCTCAACGCT gttGTTGGTCCGATGGCGGCTAACTACACGTCAGCCTCCGGTACCCCTCAAACAGCCAGCAGCCCCTTCAGCTGGGTTCCCAAACAAATGCTCAGCGGAGATGCGGCTGACGAGGAAGGTGAGAGCGACGGGGACAGCGACAAGGGAGACGAGGACAGAGGGGAGGGAGACGAGGCCGAGCTCGTCATTGACATCCCCAATGAGTGA